In a single window of the Rhizobiaceae bacterium genome:
- a CDS encoding HpcH/HpaI aldolase/citrate lyase family protein, producing the protein MSLAERLAADEVTITAWSGVPDALTVELLAGQPFDAVTLDMQHGGHHEDSVLRSIVPVQKAGKPVLVRIPVGRFDMASRALDFGADAVIAPMINSVEDATKFAASMKYPPVGERSWGPTFGAPRYGKVNPQEWLQKSNDRILAFAMVETRAAFDALDGILGVPGIDGIFVGPSDFSIAWSKGAVVDSTLEEMMGTVAEIAKRTREAGKYAAIYVVDPKIAGRVVKMGFRLLAAGSEGQLFNLGATALLDAVSQSIKS; encoded by the coding sequence ATGAGCCTCGCAGAACGCCTCGCCGCCGATGAAGTCACGATAACAGCCTGGTCCGGCGTGCCGGACGCTCTGACGGTGGAATTGCTCGCCGGACAGCCGTTCGACGCGGTCACGCTCGATATGCAGCATGGCGGTCATCACGAGGACAGTGTGCTGCGATCCATCGTGCCGGTCCAGAAGGCGGGCAAGCCGGTGTTGGTGCGCATACCGGTCGGCCGGTTCGACATGGCAAGCCGCGCGCTGGATTTCGGGGCCGATGCCGTCATTGCCCCGATGATCAATTCGGTCGAGGATGCGACGAAGTTTGCCGCGTCGATGAAATATCCGCCCGTGGGTGAACGTTCATGGGGCCCGACCTTCGGCGCGCCCCGCTATGGCAAGGTCAACCCGCAGGAATGGCTGCAAAAGAGCAACGACCGCATATTGGCGTTTGCCATGGTCGAGACGCGTGCGGCGTTCGATGCGCTGGACGGCATTCTCGGCGTGCCCGGAATCGACGGCATTTTCGTCGGGCCTTCAGATTTTTCCATCGCGTGGAGCAAGGGCGCGGTCGTGGATTCGACCCTCGAGGAGATGATGGGGACGGTTGCGGAGATTGCGAAACGCACCCGCGAAGCCGGAAAATATGCCGCCATATATGTCGTCGATCCGAAGATCGCGGGCAGGGTCGTCAAGATGGGGTTCCGCCTGCTTGCGGCCGGGTCCGAAGGCCAGCTGTTCAATCTCGG
- a CDS encoding DUF1476 domain-containing protein, translating to MSSMKDREEGFERKFAIDEEIRFRASARRNKALGLWAAEKLGKTGADAEAYAKEVVLSDIQEAGDHDVLRKVKADFEAAGVDQSEHQIRRTMDELMAKAVEDVRNS from the coding sequence ATGAGCAGCATGAAGGACCGCGAAGAGGGGTTTGAGCGCAAGTTCGCCATCGATGAGGAGATTCGTTTCCGGGCCAGCGCGCGGCGCAACAAGGCGCTCGGCCTTTGGGCGGCGGAAAAGCTCGGCAAGACCGGGGCGGATGCCGAGGCATATGCTAAGGAAGTCGTGCTGTCCGATATTCAGGAGGCGGGCGACCATGACGTGCTGCGCAAGGTCAAGGCCGATTTCGAGGCCGCCGGCGTCGACCAGTCGGAGCACCAGATCCGCAGGACCATGGACGAGCTGATGGCCAAGGCCGTCGAGGACGTGCGCAACAGCTAG